From a single Bemisia tabaci chromosome 10, PGI_BMITA_v3 genomic region:
- the LOC109038291 gene encoding uncharacterized protein, with amino-acid sequence MPVIASRRPGVCRWMSRSGDATDQSSTPSPPPSPSPPLSPTPSSTSPHPRPPGGALSEDELVSDLSSEAEEAAAAAALGGAHLPAAPRKVFTNSRERWRQQNVSGAFGELRNLVPTHPPDKKLSKNEILRMAIKYIRLLTGVLEWQKAQEASIQNNNNDDSVCNPYRSCSAPSLAARPGSNGVRRPKRRFPGPYSMPPAPGPCPREPPAHPSALRSLSVLTTAVKIEDESGAIVLKNEEPSWLARKKDDV; translated from the exons CCAGTGATCGCGTCACGCCGGCCGGGAGTCTGCCGCTGGATGTCACGCTCGGGGGACGCGACCGACCAGTCCTCGACGCCCTCGCCGCCGCCCTCCCCGTCGCCGCCCCTCTCGCCCACCCCCTCCTCGACCTCCCCGCACCCCCGCCCTCCGGGGGGCGCCCTCTCGGAGGACGAACTCGTCTCGGACCTCTCTTCGGAGGCGGaggaggcggcggcggcggcggccctGGGCGGCGCCCACCTCCCGGCGGCCCCCCGCAAGGTGTTCACCAACAGCCGGGAGCGGTGGCGGCAGCAGAACGTGAGCGGGGCCTTCGGGGAGCTCCGCAACCTCGTCCCGACGCACCCGCCCGACAAGAAGCTCTCCAAGAACGAGATACTCCGCATGGCTATCAA GTACATCCGGCTGTTGACGGGCGTGCTGGAGTGGCAGAAGGCGCAGGAGGCGTCGATCcagaacaacaacaacgacgacTCGGTCTGCAACCCGTACCGGAGCTGCTCGGCGCCCTCTCTGGCGGCGCGCCCGGGCAGCAACGGGGTGCGCCGCCCCAAACGGCGCTTCCCGGGCCCGTACTCCATGCCCCCGGCCCCGGGGCCCTGTCCCCGCGAGCCCCCCGCACACCCCTCCGCCCTGAGGAGTCTCTCCGTCCTCACGACCGCCGTCAAGATCGAGGACGAGTCCGGCGCCATCGTCCTCAAGAATGAGGAGCCCTCCTGGCTCGCCAGGAAGAAGGATGACGTCTGA